The genomic DNA TATCTTTATGAATATCACGCAAGATTTGCTCAGAAAGCTGGCTCAATTTTGCTTCAGTATAACGCATCGCTGCAGGCGGGTCATTATCAATACTTCCGTTATTCCCATGCATCTCAACTAATACATGACGTAATTTCCAGTCTTGGCTCAAACGTACCATCGCATCATATACAGAGCTATCGCCGTGTGGATGTAATTGACCTATAACATCACCGACTGTTTTAGCACTCTTTCGAAAATGTTTGTCATACGTGTTGCCATTGGAATACATTGAATAAAGGATACGACGCTGTACTGGTTTTAAACCGTCACGTACATCAGGTAAAGCACGCTCTTGAATAATGTATTTACTATAACGACCGAATCGATCTCCAATCACGTCCTCTAAAGGTAAATTTTGGATGATTTCACTCATTATGCATCCTCCTCTTCAACTGTCTGGTCTGACAAAACTTGAATCTCATCATTTTCTAAAATGCTTTGATCTTCCTGCATGCCAAATTGAACATGACGTTCAATCCAATCTCTACGTGGCGCAACTTTATCACCCATTAATGTTGAAACACGTTTAGATGAACGTACCTCGTCATCAATTTGAACACGAATCAACGTTCTTGTCTCTGTATTCATCGTTGTTTCCCATAACTGGTCTGGATTCATCTCACCTAAACCTTTATAACGCTGTAAAATAAAACCTTTACCCATCTCTTTTTGTAATTTTTCTAGCTCTTCATCTGTCCATGCATATGAGACTTGTTTATTTTTACCTTTACCTTTTTCTAGCTTATAAAGGGGTGGTAACGCGATATACACACGTCCTGCCGCTACAAGTGGTCGCATATACTTAAAGAAAAATGTCAGTAGCAATACTTGTATGTGGGCACCATCCGTATCCGCATCGGTCATAATAATGACGCGGTTGTAATTACTGTCTTCTAAACTAAAATCATTACCGACGCCAGCACCAATTGTATGGATGATTGTATTGATTTCTTCGTTTTTGAAGATGTCTTCTAACTTGGCTTTTTCTGTATTAATGACTTTACCTCGCAAAGGTAAAATAGCTTGAAATTTACGATCACGTCCAAGTTTAGCAGAACCCCCTGCAGAATCCCCTTCGACAAGATAAAGTTCGTTTTTCTCAGTGTTTTTACTCTGTGCTGGTGTTAACTTACCAGATAATAATGTATCTTTACGTTTATTCTTTTTACCTGATCTCGCTTCTTCTCTTGCTTTACGTGCAGCTTCTCTTGCTTGTTGTGCCTTAATCGCTTTTTTCACTAACGATTTTGATAATTGTCCTTTTTCTTCTAAGTAATACGGTAATTTTTCAGAAACGACAGCATCAACTGCACTTCTTGCTTCAGGCGTACCTAACTTTGATTTTGTCTGTCCTTCAAATTGCAATAAATGCTCAGGTATCCGTACAGAAATAATTGCAGTTAAGCCTTCACGAATATCATTACCTTCTAAATTCTTATCTTTTGCTTTCAAATCACCAATACGTCGCGCATAATCATTAAACACACGTGTCATGGCTGTTTTAAAGCCCACCTCGTGTGTACCACCGTCTTTAGTACGGACGTTGTTAACAAAGCTCATAAGGCTTTCAGAATATTGATCGTTGTATTGAAAAGAGACATCCACTTCGATTTCATTAGCCGTTCCTTGGAACAAAGCCACATCATGTAAGACTTCTTTACCTTCATTCACATAGCTTACAAAAGCTTTAATCCCTTCTTCATAATGGTAAATTTCGCTGCGTTCTTTTCCTTTACGTTGATCATCAAGTGTAATCTTTAATCCTTGTAATAAGAAGGCAGATTCTTGCAAACGTTCACTTAACGTATCAAAATTAAAGCTTGTAGCATTTTTAAAGATTTCAGGATCCGGCTTGAATGTCACCTTTGTTCCTGTCTTTTTCGTTGTGCCTTTTTGAACTAATTTT from Staphylococcus schleiferi includes the following:
- the parE gene encoding DNA topoisomerase IV subunit B, producing MSAKKVNNYSDDAIQVLEGLEAVRKRPGMYIGSTDKRGLHHLVYEVVDNSVDEILNGYGDEINVTINADESITVADNGRGMPTGTHRSGKPTVEVIFTVLHAGGKFGQGGYKTSGGLHGVGASVVNALSESLSVEIHRDGKIFEQHFAHGGVPQTKLVQKGTTKKTGTKVTFKPDPEIFKNATSFNFDTLSERLQESAFLLQGLKITLDDQRKGKERSEIYHYEEGIKAFVSYVNEGKEVLHDVALFQGTANEIEVDVSFQYNDQYSESLMSFVNNVRTKDGGTHEVGFKTAMTRVFNDYARRIGDLKAKDKNLEGNDIREGLTAIISVRIPEHLLQFEGQTKSKLGTPEARSAVDAVVSEKLPYYLEEKGQLSKSLVKKAIKAQQAREAARKAREEARSGKKNKRKDTLLSGKLTPAQSKNTEKNELYLVEGDSAGGSAKLGRDRKFQAILPLRGKVINTEKAKLEDIFKNEEINTIIHTIGAGVGNDFSLEDSNYNRVIIMTDADTDGAHIQVLLLTFFFKYMRPLVAAGRVYIALPPLYKLEKGKGKNKQVSYAWTDEELEKLQKEMGKGFILQRYKGLGEMNPDQLWETTMNTETRTLIRVQIDDEVRSSKRVSTLMGDKVAPRRDWIERHVQFGMQEDQSILENDEIQVLSDQTVEEEDA